Proteins co-encoded in one Pseudomonas beijingensis genomic window:
- a CDS encoding acyl-CoA dehydrogenase family protein translates to MHDLELTEEQVMIRDMARDFARGEIAPHAQAWEKAGWIDDGLVAKMGELGLLGMVVPEEWGGTYVDYVAYALAVEEISAGDGATGALMSIHNSVGCGPVLNFGTDEQKQTWLAELASGQAIGCFCLTEPQAGSEAHNLRTRAELRDGQWVINGAKQFVSNGKRAKLAIVFAVTDPELGKKGISAFLVPTDTPGFIVDRTEHKMGIRASDTCAVTLSNCTVPEANLLGARGKGLAIALSNLEGGRIGIAAQALGIARAAFEAALAYARDRVQFDKPIIEHQSIANLLADMHTRINATRLLFLHAARLRSAGKPCLSEASQAKLFASEMAEKVCSSAIQIHGGYGYLEDYPVERYYRDARITQIYEGSSEIQRMVIARELKNYLV, encoded by the coding sequence ATGCACGACCTCGAACTGACCGAAGAACAAGTGATGATCCGCGACATGGCCCGGGACTTCGCCCGTGGTGAAATCGCCCCCCATGCCCAGGCGTGGGAAAAAGCCGGCTGGATTGACGACGGCCTGGTGGCGAAGATGGGCGAACTGGGCCTGTTGGGGATGGTGGTGCCGGAAGAATGGGGCGGTACCTACGTCGATTATGTGGCCTATGCCCTGGCCGTGGAGGAGATCTCCGCCGGCGACGGTGCCACCGGGGCGCTGATGAGCATCCACAACTCGGTGGGTTGCGGGCCAGTCCTGAATTTCGGCACCGATGAACAAAAACAGACGTGGCTGGCCGAGCTCGCCAGTGGACAGGCCATTGGCTGCTTCTGCCTGACCGAGCCCCAGGCTGGCTCCGAGGCCCACAACCTGCGCACCCGGGCCGAACTGCGCGATGGCCAGTGGGTGATCAATGGCGCCAAGCAGTTCGTCAGTAACGGCAAACGGGCGAAACTGGCAATCGTGTTTGCCGTGACCGACCCGGAGCTGGGCAAGAAAGGCATTTCGGCGTTCCTGGTGCCTACCGATACGCCGGGGTTCATCGTCGATCGCACTGAACACAAAATGGGCATTCGCGCCTCGGACACCTGTGCGGTCACCTTGAGCAACTGCACAGTTCCCGAGGCCAACCTGCTAGGGGCTCGCGGCAAAGGCCTGGCGATTGCGCTCTCCAACCTGGAAGGCGGCCGCATCGGCATCGCGGCGCAAGCCTTGGGCATTGCCCGCGCAGCGTTTGAAGCGGCGCTGGCCTACGCCCGTGATCGCGTCCAGTTCGACAAGCCGATCATCGAGCACCAGAGCATCGCCAACCTGCTGGCCGACATGCACACCCGCATCAACGCCACCCGCCTGCTCTTCCTCCACGCCGCCCGCCTGCGCAGCGCCGGCAAGCCGTGCTTGTCGGAAGCCTCCCAGGCCAAGCTGTTCGCCTCGGAAATGGCCGAGAAAGTCTGCTCCTCGGCCATACAGATTCACGGTGGCTACGGATACCTCGAGGATTATCCGGTAGAGCGCTACTACCGGGATGCGCGGATCACCCAGATCTATGAAGGATCGAGCGAGATACAGCGGATGGTCATCGCCCGGGAGTTAAAAAACTACCTGGTGTGA
- a CDS encoding enoyl-CoA hydratase/isomerase family protein, with protein sequence MTAQVSSQAAETIESVTHEVLVDVRNHIGHLTLNRPAGLNALTLGMVRSLQQQLDTWALDPHIHAVVLRGAGDKAFCAGGDIRSLYDSYKQGDTLHEDFFVEEYALDLTIHHYRKPILALMDGFVLGGGMGLVQGADLRVVTERSRLGMPEVAIGYFPDVGGSYFLPRIPGELGIYLGVSGVQIRAADALYCGLADWYLDSHKLQQLDERLDRLEWHDMPLKDLQNLLAKLGQQQLPAPPLADLRPAIDHFFALPDLPSMVEQLRQVTVANSHEWALKTADVLDSRSPLAMAVTLEMLRRGRHLSLEDCFALELHLDRQWFERGDLIEGVRALLIDKDKSPRWNPPTLEALDADHVTSFFDGFDDHGN encoded by the coding sequence ATGACAGCTCAGGTTTCATCCCAAGCTGCGGAAACCATCGAATCCGTGACCCATGAGGTGCTGGTCGACGTTCGCAATCACATTGGCCATTTGACCCTGAACCGCCCCGCCGGCCTCAATGCCCTCACCCTGGGCATGGTGCGCAGCTTGCAGCAACAACTCGATACTTGGGCACTCGACCCACACATTCACGCCGTGGTACTGCGTGGCGCGGGCGACAAGGCCTTCTGCGCCGGCGGTGACATCCGCTCGCTGTACGACAGCTATAAGCAGGGTGACACCCTGCACGAAGATTTCTTCGTCGAGGAATACGCCCTCGACCTGACGATCCACCACTACCGCAAACCGATTCTCGCCTTGATGGACGGCTTCGTGCTGGGCGGCGGCATGGGCCTGGTGCAAGGCGCCGACCTGCGGGTCGTGACCGAACGCAGTCGCCTGGGCATGCCGGAAGTGGCCATTGGTTATTTCCCGGACGTGGGTGGTAGCTATTTCCTGCCGCGCATTCCCGGTGAGCTGGGGATCTACCTGGGTGTCAGCGGCGTACAGATCCGGGCCGCCGACGCGTTGTATTGCGGGCTCGCCGACTGGTACCTCGACAGCCACAAGCTCCAGCAACTCGACGAACGTCTCGATCGGCTCGAGTGGCACGACATGCCGCTCAAGGACCTGCAGAACCTGCTGGCCAAACTCGGCCAGCAACAGCTCCCTGCGCCCCCTCTGGCCGACTTACGGCCGGCCATTGACCATTTCTTTGCCCTGCCCGATTTACCGAGCATGGTCGAGCAGTTGCGCCAGGTCACCGTCGCCAACAGCCATGAATGGGCGCTGAAGACCGCCGACGTGCTGGACAGCCGCTCGCCCCTGGCCATGGCCGTGACCCTGGAAATGCTGCGGCGCGGCCGGCATTTGAGCCTGGAAGACTGTTTTGCTCTGGAACTGCACTTGGACCGGCAATGGTTCGAACGCGGTGACCTGATCGAAGGCGTGCGCGCCTTGCTGATCGACAAAGACAAGAGCCCGCGCTGGAACCCGCCGACCCTGGAGGCGCTGGACGCCGACCATGTGACGAGTTTCTTCGACGGCTTCGACGACCACGGGAACTGA
- a CDS encoding HPP family protein — protein MLSRWFPAAINTRPTEWSRAAIGMALGTMFSVWLCGQVFGLEVAQHLIGPLGASAVLLFAVSSGALAQPWSIVGGYLCASVVALLVAHVLDRTLGSACLAAGMALVLMCWLRCLHPPAGALAATLVLADSAIIALDWQAVGAAMLAGFGLLAFALAYNNLTRVRYPKRASEPVAVIPADHPPVDRQAITAEDLKLALAEMEAFFDVTPEDLEQLIHVSERNAKRRSITEVLSRRG, from the coding sequence ATGCTTTCTCGCTGGTTCCCCGCCGCTATCAATACCCGTCCCACCGAATGGAGCCGCGCCGCCATCGGCATGGCGTTGGGGACGATGTTCAGTGTCTGGCTATGTGGCCAGGTCTTTGGTCTTGAGGTAGCGCAGCACCTGATCGGCCCCCTCGGCGCCTCGGCCGTACTGTTGTTTGCCGTGTCCTCGGGCGCCCTCGCCCAGCCCTGGTCGATTGTCGGCGGTTACCTGTGTGCGTCGGTCGTGGCGCTGTTGGTGGCTCATGTATTGGACCGAACCCTGGGCAGCGCCTGCCTGGCGGCCGGCATGGCACTGGTGTTGATGTGCTGGCTGCGTTGCCTGCACCCGCCGGCAGGCGCCCTGGCGGCGACCTTGGTGCTGGCGGACTCGGCCATCATTGCCCTGGACTGGCAGGCCGTCGGCGCGGCCATGCTGGCGGGCTTCGGGCTGCTCGCCTTTGCGCTGGCCTACAACAACCTGACGCGGGTGCGCTATCCCAAGCGCGCCAGCGAGCCGGTGGCCGTCATACCGGCCGACCACCCTCCCGTCGACCGGCAGGCCATCACCGCAGAAGACCTGAAACTGGCTTTGGCGGAAATGGAAGCCTTCTTCGACGTCACCCCGGAAGATCTCGAACAATTGATCCACGTCAGCGAACGAAATGCCAAGCGCCGCAGCATCACGGAGGTTCTTTCACGTCGCGGTTGA
- a CDS encoding UDP-glucose dehydrogenase family protein, with amino-acid sequence MKISVFGSGYVGLVQAAVLAEVGHDVVCMDIDERKVDSLRQGQVSIFEPGLATLVREGLEAGRLHFTCDEQLAVQHGQVLFIAVGTPSRDDGSADLSQVLAVGEAVARYREQPLIVVEKSTVPVGTGDVLRAHIDKCLLKASRLLQFDIVSNPEFLKEGSAVADCRRPDRIVIGCERDEVRETMRDLYAPFNRNHDRVLFMDLRSAELTKYAANGMLATKISFINQIAELAEHLGADIESVRLGIGADSRIGYHFIYPGCGYGGSCFPKDMRALIHTAEQANCSSDLLQAVEAINGRQKHKLFERIKAFYQGDLRGKTFALWGLAFKPNTDDMRDAPSRTLLESLWAAGASVRAFDPEAMQQTQLLYPDETRLMLMGTPESVLPGADALVICTEWQPFKAPDFDLIRQRLKAPVIFDGRNLFDPERMADKGFTYFPMGRGQSRNLPIAQQTWFPASRSA; translated from the coding sequence ATGAAGATCAGTGTATTCGGAAGTGGTTACGTAGGTTTGGTGCAAGCCGCCGTGTTGGCCGAGGTAGGCCATGACGTGGTGTGCATGGACATCGACGAACGCAAGGTCGACAGCCTTCGGCAAGGCCAGGTGAGCATTTTCGAGCCCGGCCTGGCCACGCTGGTGCGTGAAGGCCTGGAGGCCGGACGCTTGCACTTCACCTGTGACGAACAGCTTGCCGTGCAACACGGCCAGGTATTGTTTATCGCGGTGGGCACGCCTTCCCGGGACGATGGCAGTGCCGACCTGAGCCAGGTCCTGGCCGTTGGCGAGGCCGTCGCCCGTTATCGCGAGCAACCGCTCATCGTGGTGGAGAAGTCCACCGTGCCGGTGGGCACCGGTGACGTTCTGCGGGCGCACATCGACAAATGCCTGCTCAAGGCCAGTCGTTTGCTGCAGTTCGATATCGTTTCCAACCCCGAATTCCTCAAGGAAGGCTCGGCGGTCGCCGATTGCCGTCGTCCGGATCGCATCGTGATCGGCTGCGAACGTGATGAAGTGCGCGAAACCATGCGCGACCTGTACGCACCGTTCAACCGCAACCACGACCGGGTCCTGTTCATGGACCTGCGCAGCGCCGAGCTGACCAAATACGCCGCCAACGGCATGCTGGCGACCAAGATCAGCTTCATCAACCAGATCGCCGAACTGGCCGAACACCTGGGGGCCGACATCGAATCCGTGCGCTTGGGCATCGGTGCCGACTCGCGCATTGGCTACCACTTCATTTACCCGGGCTGCGGCTACGGCGGCTCGTGCTTTCCCAAAGACATGCGCGCGCTGATCCACACTGCCGAGCAGGCCAACTGCTCCAGCGACCTGCTGCAAGCGGTGGAAGCCATCAACGGTCGGCAGAAACACAAACTGTTCGAGCGGATCAAGGCGTTCTACCAGGGCGATCTGCGCGGCAAGACCTTCGCGTTGTGGGGCCTGGCCTTCAAGCCCAACACCGACGACATGCGCGATGCGCCGAGTCGCACCCTGTTGGAGTCGCTCTGGGCCGCGGGGGCCAGTGTCCGTGCGTTTGACCCGGAGGCGATGCAGCAGACGCAACTGCTCTATCCCGACGAGACCCGACTCATGCTGATGGGCACGCCAGAGTCGGTGTTGCCGGGGGCCGACGCACTGGTTATCTGCACAGAATGGCAGCCCTTCAAGGCGCCGGACTTCGACTTGATCCGGCAGCGGCTCAAGGCCCCGGTGATTTTCGACGGTCGCAACCTGTTCGACCCGGAACGCATGGCCGACAAGGGCTTCACCTATTTCCCGATGGGTCGCGGCCAGTCACGCAACCTGCCCATTGCCCAGCAAACGTGGTTTCCTGCCTCAAGAAGCGCTTGA
- a CDS encoding LysR family transcriptional regulator has protein sequence MNIKFLETFVWVARLKSFRLTAEKLFTTQASISSRIAALEDEMGVRLFVRDSKGVSLTSEGQRVLEYAERIMDTMQSMKAVIKDPRQVRGRIRIGAMDTVIHTWLSPLVTRLMECYPALEIELSADTASNLCSQLEKGYQDIIFQTDILRLDSVRNALLTRYPMHWVVRTGSAYDRHYASLEDLSQERIVTFSRNSRPHQDILNLLHSANIVSPRINCVNSASAITRLVRDGFGIGAMPAALVVGELAQGTLTLVDGVPLPSVMDIVASWRTGAGMERVEDIVSLTREVVGEFVAQLPAAYRLTAQDFSGL, from the coding sequence GTGAACATCAAGTTTCTCGAAACCTTCGTCTGGGTGGCCCGCCTGAAGAGCTTTCGCCTCACCGCGGAAAAGCTATTCACCACCCAGGCCTCCATTTCCAGCCGGATCGCCGCCCTGGAGGACGAAATGGGCGTGCGCTTGTTCGTGCGCGACTCCAAAGGGGTGTCGCTGACCTCCGAAGGCCAGCGCGTGCTGGAGTACGCCGAGCGCATCATGGACACCATGCAAAGCATGAAAGCCGTGATCAAGGACCCGCGCCAGGTGCGCGGCCGGATCCGCATTGGCGCGATGGATACGGTGATCCACACCTGGCTCAGCCCCTTGGTGACACGCCTGATGGAATGCTACCCGGCCCTGGAGATCGAACTGTCGGCCGATACCGCAAGCAACCTCTGCTCACAGCTGGAAAAAGGCTACCAGGACATCATTTTCCAGACCGACATCCTGCGCCTGGACAGCGTGCGCAACGCACTGCTGACCCGTTATCCGATGCACTGGGTGGTGCGCACCGGCTCCGCCTATGACCGACACTATGCGTCACTGGAAGACCTGTCCCAGGAACGCATCGTGACGTTCTCGCGCAACTCGCGGCCCCACCAGGACATCCTCAACCTGCTGCACTCGGCCAACATCGTCTCGCCGCGCATCAACTGCGTGAACTCAGCCTCGGCCATCACCCGCCTGGTTCGCGACGGTTTTGGCATCGGCGCCATGCCCGCGGCGCTGGTGGTCGGCGAGCTGGCCCAAGGCACATTGACCTTGGTGGACGGCGTGCCGCTGCCATCGGTCATGGACATCGTCGCCAGTTGGCGGACCGGCGCCGGGATGGAGCGGGTGGAAGACATTGTCAGCCTGACTCGGGAAGTGGTGGGCGAGTTCGTCGCGCAATTGCCGGCAGCGTACCGATTGACGGCGCAAGACTTCAGCGGACTGTAA
- a CDS encoding putative hydro-lyase — protein MTSFEQLQQCTPLALRQSIAAGQYQGHTSGLGQGRVQANIVILPGDWANEFLRYCTLNRQACPVLDVTEPGDPFFRNLGAAIDIRHEVPQYRVYRQGELCESPLDIEHLWQDDLVAFALGCSFSFEQPLLEAGIRLRHIELGRNVAMFQTNIDTRPTARLSGKMVVTMRPMKAAAAIQAIQITGRMPNVHGAPVHIGDPSLIGIQSLDTPDYGDAVPVEADEIPVFWACGVTPQSVVQASRPPLCITHAPGCMLVTDLWNSDL, from the coding sequence ATGACGTCCTTCGAACAACTGCAGCAATGCACGCCTCTAGCCCTGCGCCAAAGCATCGCCGCCGGCCAGTACCAGGGCCATACCAGTGGCCTGGGCCAGGGTCGCGTGCAAGCCAATATCGTGATTCTGCCCGGCGATTGGGCCAATGAATTCCTGCGCTACTGCACCCTCAACCGCCAGGCCTGCCCGGTGCTGGACGTGACCGAGCCAGGGGATCCGTTCTTCCGCAACCTGGGTGCTGCCATCGATATCCGCCATGAGGTGCCTCAATACCGGGTCTATCGCCAAGGCGAGTTGTGCGAATCGCCGCTGGACATCGAACACCTGTGGCAGGACGACTTGGTGGCCTTCGCCCTCGGTTGCTCGTTCTCCTTCGAACAACCCTTGCTGGAGGCCGGCATCCGTTTGCGGCACATTGAGTTGGGGCGCAATGTCGCGATGTTCCAGACCAACATCGACACGCGCCCCACCGCTCGCCTGTCTGGCAAGATGGTGGTGACCATGCGGCCGATGAAAGCCGCCGCCGCCATCCAGGCGATCCAGATTACCGGGCGCATGCCCAATGTTCACGGCGCACCGGTGCACATCGGCGATCCGTCACTGATCGGCATTCAATCCCTGGACACGCCGGATTACGGTGATGCCGTGCCGGTGGAAGCGGACGAGATCCCGGTGTTCTGGGCCTGCGGTGTGACACCTCAATCGGTGGTCCAGGCCTCGCGCCCACCGCTGTGCATCACTCACGCGCCGGGCTGCATGCTGGTGACGGACCTATGGAACAGTGACTTGTAA
- a CDS encoding OprD family porin: MQHATFPRWTCTSAGTLLGLSLIGVPCAQADFIADSKGSLEARNFYFNRDFRQEGARDKAEEWAQGFLLRLESGYTAGTVGFGLDALGMAGFKLDSGGGTAGTNLLPADLSGGSQDRYGELGLTAKVRLSKSTLKLGTLQIKDPAVSSNDTRLLPGTFKGGLLSVQEIERLKLTAGQLTQINFVDSTDYQDMTANRIGGSSDRFQFAGADYQFLPNLTAQYRYSQLQDIYQQNYLGFVHTLDLGAGQSFKSDVRYSRSTEDGSFRELDNQAFGAMFTYSLAGHALGLGYQRMSGDDPFPYIGRSDPYLVNFVQIGDFANVDERSWQARYDYNFAAIGVPGLTFMTRYITGDNVQRSAAGEGKEWERNTDIAYVVQDGTLKGLGLKWRNATVRSNFGNDLDENRLIVSYTMALW; encoded by the coding sequence ATGCAACACGCCACATTCCCTCGATGGACCTGCACCTCGGCGGGCACCTTGCTCGGCTTGAGCCTGATCGGCGTGCCGTGCGCCCAGGCTGACTTCATCGCCGACAGCAAGGGCAGCCTGGAGGCTCGCAACTTCTACTTCAACCGCGACTTTCGCCAGGAAGGGGCACGGGACAAGGCCGAGGAATGGGCCCAGGGCTTTCTGCTGCGGCTGGAGTCGGGATACACCGCCGGGACCGTGGGGTTCGGCCTCGATGCCTTGGGCATGGCTGGTTTCAAGTTGGATTCCGGGGGCGGCACGGCCGGCACCAATCTGTTGCCAGCGGATTTGTCGGGCGGTTCCCAAGACCGTTATGGCGAACTGGGCCTGACCGCCAAGGTGCGCCTGTCCAAGAGCACCTTGAAACTGGGGACGTTGCAGATCAAGGACCCGGCGGTGAGTTCCAACGACACGCGCCTGTTGCCGGGAACGTTCAAGGGTGGGTTACTGAGCGTGCAGGAAATCGAGCGCTTGAAACTGACCGCCGGGCAACTCACGCAGATCAACTTTGTCGACTCCACCGACTACCAGGACATGACCGCCAACCGCATCGGCGGCAGCAGCGACAGGTTCCAGTTCGCCGGGGCGGACTATCAGTTCCTGCCGAACCTCACGGCGCAATACCGCTACAGCCAGTTGCAAGACATCTATCAGCAAAACTACCTCGGGTTCGTCCACACCTTGGACCTGGGCGCAGGCCAGTCATTCAAGAGTGACGTGCGTTATTCGCGCAGTACCGAAGACGGTAGTTTTCGCGAACTCGACAACCAGGCCTTCGGCGCCATGTTCACCTACAGCCTGGCGGGCCATGCGTTGGGCCTGGGCTACCAGCGCATGAGCGGCGACGATCCGTTCCCCTACATCGGTCGCAGTGATCCGTACCTGGTCAACTTCGTGCAGATCGGCGACTTCGCCAACGTCGACGAGCGCTCCTGGCAAGCGCGCTATGACTACAACTTTGCGGCCATTGGCGTACCCGGGTTGACCTTCATGACTCGCTACATCACAGGCGACAACGTCCAGCGTAGCGCCGCGGGCGAAGGCAAGGAATGGGAGCGCAATACGGACATTGCCTATGTGGTGCAAGACGGCACATTGAAGGGGCTGGGCTTGAAATGGCGCAACGCGACGGTGCGCTCGAATTTTGGCAACGATCTGGATGAGAACCGATTGATCGTCAGC